A genomic segment from Tuwongella immobilis encodes:
- a CDS encoding DUF2237 family protein produces MATAKNVLGTELKTCSMNPLTGYYRDGCCTTGADDLGIHVVCAQVTREFLEFSRSRGNDLITPFPAYGFPGLKPGDRWCLCAQRWKEALEAGVAPPVVLEATHISSLEFVDLEDLKSHALSE; encoded by the coding sequence ATGGCGACTGCAAAGAATGTCCTTGGCACCGAATTAAAGACCTGTTCGATGAATCCGCTAACAGGATATTATCGAGATGGGTGTTGCACGACTGGCGCGGACGATTTGGGCATCCATGTCGTTTGCGCTCAGGTGACGCGGGAATTTCTGGAATTTTCCCGCTCGCGGGGGAACGATCTGATCACCCCCTTCCCGGCGTATGGCTTTCCGGGGTTGAAGCCCGGCGACCGCTGGTGCTTGTGTGCCCAGCGTTGGAAGGAAGCCCTGGAAGCGGGTGTGGCACCGCCGGTGGTTCTCGAAGCGACCCACATTTCGTCGCTGGAATTTGTCGATTTGGAAGATTTAAAATCGCACGCACTTTCTGAGTGA
- a CDS encoding serine O-acetyltransferase has product MATDLNLKEGLSAITEALVASYTECSHINHLGHEPLPSRDVVVEIVRDLFEVLYPGFGQRQNLHIGNVEYYVGSIIDGLHDKLTQQIARALRHELCREAPHTDFEALAQSKAVELLRRLPKVRAVLELDVQAAYRGDPAAKSHHEIIFSYPGLEAITIYRIAHELRQLGVPFIPRMMTEYAHSKTGIDIHPGATIGHSFFIDHGTGVVIGETCDIGSHVKIYQGVTLGALSFRTDSDGQLIRGTKRHPTLQDEVIVYANATILGGETIVGARSVIGSSVWLTHSVAPDTVVVLEKPSLRLRGSNANKGDQGLMYFI; this is encoded by the coding sequence ATGGCCACTGACTTGAATTTGAAGGAAGGATTGTCGGCAATCACTGAGGCGCTGGTGGCCAGCTACACCGAGTGTAGCCACATCAATCATTTGGGTCACGAGCCGTTGCCCAGTCGCGACGTGGTGGTTGAAATTGTGCGGGATCTGTTCGAGGTGCTGTATCCGGGCTTCGGCCAGCGACAGAATCTGCATATCGGCAACGTCGAATATTACGTTGGCAGCATTATCGACGGATTGCATGATAAGCTGACGCAACAAATCGCCCGCGCTCTGCGACACGAATTGTGTCGCGAAGCCCCGCATACCGATTTCGAGGCATTGGCGCAAAGCAAGGCCGTGGAACTGCTTCGGCGATTGCCCAAGGTGCGAGCGGTGCTCGAACTGGATGTGCAGGCCGCGTATCGGGGTGACCCTGCCGCCAAGAGTCACCACGAAATTATCTTCTCGTATCCGGGCCTGGAAGCGATTACGATTTATCGCATTGCCCACGAATTGCGTCAGCTGGGTGTGCCATTTATTCCGCGGATGATGACCGAATACGCACACTCCAAAACGGGGATCGACATCCACCCCGGAGCGACGATTGGCCACAGCTTTTTCATCGACCACGGTACGGGTGTTGTGATTGGCGAAACCTGCGATATTGGATCGCATGTGAAGATTTATCAAGGGGTTACGCTCGGAGCGCTCAGCTTCCGGACGGATAGCGATGGGCAGCTCATTCGCGGCACCAAGCGTCACCCGACTCTGCAAGATGAAGTGATTGTCTACGCCAACGCCACCATTTTGGGTGGTGAAACGATCGTGGGGGCACGTTCGGTCATTGGCTCCAGCGTCTGGTTGACGCATAGTGTTGCCCCAGATACGGTTGTGGTGCTGGAGAAACCGTCGCTGCGGCTGCGCGGGTCCAACGCCAACAAGGGCGACCAAGGCTTGATGTACTTTATTTGA